One Nicotiana sylvestris chromosome 12, ASM39365v2, whole genome shotgun sequence genomic window carries:
- the LOC138883029 gene encoding uncharacterized protein, which translates to MNGAAEAANKNIKKILRKMMEKYKQWHKKLSFALLGYLTTIRTSTGATPYMLVYGTKAVIPPKVEITSLRIIQEAELDDAKCVKSHYKQLALIDGKRMNVVYHGQLYQNRMYRAFNKGSSRHSSHRGN; encoded by the coding sequence atgaacggagcagcagaagccgccaataagaatatcaagaagatattgaggaaaatgatggAGAAGTATAAACAGTGGCACAAGAAGTTATCGTTTGCTTTACTGGGATATCTTACCAcaatccgcacatcaactggggcaaccccctatatgctggtttacggtacaaagGCAGTCATTCCCCCCAAAGTGGAAATtacctccctaaggatcatacaggaagctgagctcgacgatgcaaaGTGCGTGAAGAGTCATTACAAGCAGCTggctcttatcgatggaaagagaatgaatgtagtttaccatggtcaactttatcagaacagaatgtacAGAGCCTTCAACAAAGGGTCAAGCCGacacagttcacaccggggcaactag